In the genome of Nonlabens sp. MB-3u-79, one region contains:
- a CDS encoding DNA-directed RNA polymerase subunit omega: protein MDTKNLTAPNTTITYNRDALTAPTGNMYEAISIIAKRAEQINTDVKEELIEKLEEFATYNDSLEEIFENKEQIEVSKYYERLPKPAAIAIEEWLQGKIYFRDTGATEE from the coding sequence ATGGATACTAAAAATCTAACTGCTCCTAACACGACTATTACCTATAACCGCGATGCTTTAACCGCACCTACAGGCAATATGTATGAGGCGATTTCTATCATCGCAAAACGCGCTGAACAAATCAATACAGATGTTAAGGAAGAGCTTATTGAAAAGCTAGAAGAATTTGCTACTTACAATGATTCTCTAGAAGAGATCTTTGAAAACAAAGAACAAATCGAAGTTTCTAAGTACTACGAGCGTTTGCCTAAACCAGCTGCAATAGCAATTGAAGAATGGTTACAAGGTAAAATCTACTTTAGAGATACTGGAGCTACTGAAGAGTAA
- the coaBC gene encoding bifunctional phosphopantothenoylcysteine decarboxylase/phosphopantothenate--cysteine ligase CoaBC: protein MSVLSGKKVLLGVTGGIAAYKSTYIVRLLVKAGASVQVIMTPAARDFVTPLTLSTLSKNPVLSHFTNEEDENDTWNNHVELGLWADLMIIAPATANTMSKMVSGAIDNLLLATYCSAKCPVYYAPAMDLDMYKHPSTQHNFDQLTSYGNLMIPAGDGELASGLSGKGRMAEPEEIIQFIEKNISSKLPLRGKTCLITAGPTYEAIDPVRFIGNHSSGKMGAAIALEMANQGAQVHLVMGPSVVIINHPLIHRVDIKTAQEMYDEVHLVVQKVDIAIFSAAVADYRPLNPVDQKIKKKSDTLSMELVKNPDILASVGAMDKKPFLVGFALETENEMQHAFAKAESKQTDLLVLNSMRDKGAGFGVDTNKITIIDKDKNISRFDTKPKTEVAKDIVHEIIKRIL, encoded by the coding sequence ATGTCAGTATTAAGTGGTAAAAAGGTATTGCTAGGAGTCACTGGCGGTATTGCTGCTTATAAGTCTACTTATATAGTGCGCCTGCTTGTAAAAGCGGGCGCTTCTGTTCAGGTAATTATGACTCCTGCAGCAAGGGATTTTGTGACACCACTCACCTTATCTACTCTTTCTAAAAACCCTGTCTTAAGTCATTTTACAAATGAAGAAGATGAAAACGATACTTGGAATAACCACGTAGAGTTAGGTCTCTGGGCAGACTTGATGATTATCGCACCAGCGACTGCAAATACCATGAGTAAAATGGTTAGTGGTGCTATAGATAATTTGCTTCTCGCTACCTATTGTAGCGCAAAGTGTCCTGTTTATTATGCCCCAGCTATGGATCTGGACATGTATAAACATCCTTCTACGCAACATAATTTTGATCAATTAACCTCTTACGGTAATCTCATGATTCCTGCTGGAGATGGTGAGCTCGCAAGCGGTCTTTCTGGAAAGGGACGCATGGCAGAGCCGGAAGAAATTATTCAGTTTATAGAAAAAAACATCTCAAGTAAGTTACCGTTAAGAGGTAAGACATGCCTTATTACAGCGGGACCTACTTATGAGGCTATTGACCCTGTAAGATTTATAGGGAATCACAGTAGCGGTAAAATGGGCGCTGCAATTGCCCTAGAAATGGCTAATCAAGGTGCGCAAGTTCATTTGGTTATGGGCCCTAGTGTTGTGATTATCAATCATCCGTTGATCCATCGAGTAGATATTAAAACTGCTCAGGAAATGTACGATGAGGTTCACCTAGTGGTTCAAAAGGTAGATATTGCTATTTTTAGCGCTGCGGTAGCAGACTATCGACCTTTAAATCCTGTAGATCAAAAAATAAAAAAGAAGTCTGATACGTTATCTATGGAGTTGGTTAAAAACCCAGATATTCTTGCGAGTGTCGGAGCAATGGATAAAAAACCTTTTTTAGTAGGTTTTGCGTTGGAGACGGAGAATGAAATGCAGCACGCTTTCGCGAAAGCGGAAAGCAAACAAACCGATTTGCTCGTATTGAACTCTATGCGAGATAAAGGTGCCGGTTTTGGTGTGGATACCAATAAAATTACTATTATAGATAAAGATAAAAATATTTCCAGATTTGATACCAAACCAAAAACGGAAGTGGCAAAAGATATCGTACATGAAATTATCAAAAGGATTTTATAG
- the dapA gene encoding 4-hydroxy-tetrahydrodipicolinate synthase — protein sequence MQEIIGTGVALVTPFNAQGTVDHEALARVVNYQVENGVDYLVVLGTTGESVTLSKQEKKEVIHTIQQVNDGRLPLVIGIGGNDTAVVVNELKAADLKGFVAILSVSPSYNKPTQEGIYQHFKAVSEASPLPIILYNVPGRTASNMSVETVVRLAAFENVVAIKEAAGDLVQAMKMIQYTPKDFLVISGDDMIANAMTLAGGAGVISVIGQAMVQDFSDMIRYALNGDVEESYELHYKMASVIDMIFEQGNPAGIKALLNHLELCSDKVRLPLVKADDSLQNRLKTFLEQYEY from the coding sequence ATGCAAGAAATAATAGGAACTGGTGTTGCTTTAGTAACCCCATTCAACGCTCAAGGAACGGTAGATCACGAGGCACTAGCTCGTGTTGTTAATTATCAAGTAGAAAATGGTGTCGACTATTTAGTGGTGCTCGGCACTACTGGGGAAAGTGTGACGCTTTCTAAACAAGAGAAAAAAGAGGTGATCCATACTATTCAACAGGTGAATGATGGACGTCTTCCATTAGTTATAGGAATAGGTGGGAACGACACAGCGGTTGTAGTAAATGAGCTAAAAGCAGCAGATTTAAAAGGCTTTGTCGCTATTTTATCTGTTTCTCCATCTTATAACAAGCCTACACAAGAAGGGATTTACCAGCATTTTAAAGCTGTTTCTGAAGCCAGTCCATTGCCTATTATTTTGTATAACGTTCCTGGAAGGACAGCTTCTAACATGTCGGTAGAGACTGTAGTAAGGTTAGCTGCTTTTGAAAATGTGGTAGCTATTAAAGAAGCTGCTGGAGATCTGGTACAAGCGATGAAAATGATTCAGTACACACCTAAAGATTTTCTAGTGATCTCTGGAGATGACATGATTGCAAATGCCATGACACTTGCGGGTGGCGCCGGGGTTATTTCTGTTATAGGTCAAGCGATGGTACAAGATTTTTCTGATATGATACGTTATGCGTTGAACGGTGACGTTGAAGAATCCTATGAGCTACATTATAAGATGGCATCGGTTATAGATATGATCTTTGAGCAAGGTAATCCAGCCGGGATAAAGGCCTTGTTAAACCATTTAGAATTATGCAGTGATAAAGTAAGGTTGCCATTGGTAAAAGCAGATGATAGTCTTCAAAATCGTTTAAAGACTTTTCTAGAGCAATACGAGTATTAA
- a CDS encoding DUF6913 domain-containing protein: protein MIFDILKQRWLRKEFYKLENISRSHQRQWPQSLVVVFDANKCTDVELFKKWCTALQIPLKNLSLLGYTDNVKKNALEGVTLFDNRVVKWYGGLKEGPLSELLTAPYDLQINYYEKPSQITTYVSRRLDANFKVGHASHKENTYDLAVNVPLTKQELFISEIAKYLKILNP, encoded by the coding sequence ATGATTTTTGATATTTTAAAGCAGCGATGGTTGCGCAAAGAGTTTTATAAACTGGAAAATATTTCCAGAAGTCACCAGCGTCAATGGCCTCAATCTCTTGTGGTTGTGTTTGATGCAAATAAATGTACTGATGTGGAGCTGTTTAAAAAATGGTGCACAGCCTTGCAAATTCCATTAAAAAACTTAAGTCTTTTAGGATATACCGATAATGTTAAGAAGAATGCTTTAGAAGGAGTAACGCTTTTTGATAATCGTGTAGTAAAATGGTATGGTGGTTTAAAAGAAGGTCCTCTTTCAGAGCTGTTAACGGCTCCCTACGACTTGCAAATCAATTATTACGAGAAGCCAAGTCAGATAACCACCTATGTAAGTAGGAGGTTGGACGCAAATTTCAAGGTGGGACATGCCTCTCATAAAGAAAATACGTATGATCTTGCTGTTAACGTTCCGTTAACAAAGCAAGAGCTTTTTATCTCCGAAATTGCTAAATATTTAAAAATCCTTAATCCATAA
- a CDS encoding bifunctional metallophosphatase/5'-nucleotidase, protein MERRKFIRNTSAGIVVGTALWSNYALANGIFTAPELAPGTKKITILHTNDTHSHIEPISGGRNHGRGGVARRATLINTVREENPNSLLLDCGDIFQGTPYFNFYGGELEIKLMSMMGYDAATIGNHDFDNSIEGLYAQLPHATFDFVISNYDFSNTIMDGQIKTRKVIVKDGVRIGLFGLGIQLQGLVDPKMYKETVYNDPVEVAKDQVRLLREEDHCDIVICMSHLGYSYRSDKVSDVSLAAATSGIDLIIGGHTHTFLDAPVIVKNAAGKEVLVNQVGCYGINLGRIDFYLNEGKVDKGMDVVYEV, encoded by the coding sequence ATGGAAAGAAGAAAATTTATACGCAATACCAGTGCAGGAATAGTAGTAGGAACTGCTTTATGGTCTAATTACGCTTTGGCAAACGGGATCTTTACCGCTCCAGAGTTAGCGCCTGGAACTAAGAAAATAACCATTCTCCATACCAATGATACTCATTCTCACATAGAGCCTATTTCTGGCGGTCGTAACCATGGTCGCGGTGGTGTTGCTCGTAGAGCCACATTGATAAATACGGTAAGAGAAGAAAACCCTAACAGCCTTTTATTAGACTGTGGTGATATCTTTCAAGGAACTCCTTATTTCAACTTTTACGGAGGTGAGCTGGAAATAAAGCTGATGAGCATGATGGGCTATGATGCCGCTACCATAGGAAATCACGACTTTGACAACAGTATTGAAGGTTTATATGCGCAACTGCCTCATGCTACTTTTGATTTTGTTATTTCCAACTACGATTTTTCCAATACCATTATGGACGGTCAAATAAAAACTAGAAAAGTCATTGTCAAAGACGGGGTACGTATAGGTTTGTTCGGTTTAGGAATACAGCTGCAAGGATTAGTAGATCCTAAGATGTATAAAGAAACAGTTTATAATGATCCTGTTGAAGTTGCCAAAGACCAAGTGCGTTTATTAAGAGAAGAAGACCACTGTGACATCGTTATTTGCATGTCTCATTTGGGTTATTCTTACCGTAGCGATAAAGTTTCTGATGTATCCCTAGCAGCAGCAACCTCTGGAATTGATTTGATTATAGGTGGTCACACGCACACTTTTCTCGATGCACCAGTCATCGTAAAGAACGCCGCTGGAAAAGAGGTTCTGGTCAACCAAGTAGGTTGTTACGGAATCAACCTAGGCCGTATAGATTTTTACCTCAATGAAGGGAAAGTAGATAAAGGTATGGATGTGGTTTATGAGGTGTAA
- a CDS encoding ammonium transporter, whose product MAKKVNFIVLAVLVLISLLYGSPYTENGDMSAIDSGDTAWMLIASAFVLLMTPGLAFFYGGMVNKKSMISTMLQSFVALGVVSILWVLVGFSLAFGESWHGIIGNPMTYFNFRNVGLAPNPDFAETVPFLVFALFQLKFAIITPALITGSFAERVRFRSYILFMVLFTLFIYTPLAHMTWHPDGLLRNLGVLDFAGGTVVHMSAGFAALAGAVYLGKRKKITHDPANVPYIILGTGLLWFGWFGFNAGSALAANADAVIAFANTNIASATAMITWMFYERFSNRKMSAIGACIGAIVGLVAITPAAGFVTISQSIFIGFTAAITSNLAISWFSKTGIDDTLDVFPSHGVGGIVGMILTAVFAKDVGLVNGETETFMWHIIALVAVAIFTFGGSLIFYKIVDILIPIRVTADQEERGLDASQHGEVVD is encoded by the coding sequence ATGGCAAAAAAGGTCAATTTTATAGTTTTAGCAGTTTTAGTTTTAATTAGCTTACTCTACGGCAGTCCTTATACAGAAAATGGCGACATGAGCGCTATTGATAGTGGCGATACCGCTTGGATGTTAATTGCATCTGCTTTTGTATTGTTAATGACTCCAGGACTGGCTTTTTTCTATGGTGGTATGGTGAATAAAAAATCCATGATATCTACCATGCTGCAAAGCTTTGTAGCTTTAGGTGTGGTTAGTATTCTGTGGGTTTTAGTGGGTTTCTCCCTCGCCTTTGGAGAAAGTTGGCACGGTATCATAGGAAACCCTATGACCTATTTCAATTTTAGAAATGTAGGTCTAGCACCTAATCCAGACTTTGCAGAAACCGTTCCTTTTCTAGTTTTTGCTTTGTTCCAACTCAAATTTGCTATTATCACACCAGCCTTGATTACGGGTAGCTTTGCCGAGCGCGTTCGTTTTAGAAGTTACATTCTTTTCATGGTATTATTCACCTTGTTTATATACACCCCACTAGCGCATATGACCTGGCATCCAGATGGATTGTTACGCAACCTTGGAGTACTGGATTTTGCCGGTGGAACTGTGGTTCATATGAGCGCAGGATTTGCCGCACTTGCTGGAGCTGTTTATTTAGGTAAACGCAAAAAAATAACACACGACCCAGCAAATGTGCCCTATATCATTTTAGGAACTGGTTTACTATGGTTCGGTTGGTTCGGGTTCAATGCCGGTAGTGCACTTGCCGCAAATGCTGATGCTGTTATCGCTTTTGCCAACACTAATATAGCTAGTGCTACCGCTATGATTACTTGGATGTTTTACGAACGTTTCTCTAATCGTAAAATGAGCGCTATAGGTGCTTGTATAGGCGCGATAGTAGGACTGGTTGCTATAACGCCAGCGGCAGGTTTTGTTACTATCTCCCAAAGTATATTTATAGGTTTTACAGCCGCAATAACTAGTAATTTAGCTATTTCTTGGTTCTCTAAAACTGGAATTGACGACACACTAGACGTCTTTCCTAGTCATGGTGTTGGAGGTATTGTAGGAATGATTCTAACCGCTGTATTTGCAAAAGACGTAGGTCTTGTAAATGGAGAAACAGAAACTTTTATGTGGCATATTATTGCATTAGTAGCTGTTGCTATATTCACTTTTGGCGGTAGTTTGATTTTTTATAAGATCGTAGACATATTAATACCCATAAGAGTTACTGCCGATCAGGAAGAACGCGGTTTAGACGCCAGTCAACACGGAGAAGTTGTAGATTAG
- a CDS encoding 5'-nucleotidase C-terminal domain-containing protein: protein MKKYRLENWKRTWSYSAFAKAAVLATILLVSCNKKEYQLKKVVGSKTAIDSSLTSAKEIEDYIAPFKKSLDVQMNEQLSYNPVSMNKSDYKLNTPIGNMMAAIVKTQGEPVYKSRTGKTIDIVLLNNGGIRAGMPAGPVTMRSAYEIMPFDNEIVIAQLTGDQVNELINYLIERKSAHPIDGLQILLHEDGTAASVLINNQPLDRDNVYNVATNDYLYNGGDNMSFFKDTPLTTIEYKIRNAMIDYFKKVDTLKFKRDNRFDYVN from the coding sequence ATGAAAAAATATAGGTTAGAAAATTGGAAGAGGACTTGGAGCTATTCCGCTTTCGCGAAAGCGGCAGTATTAGCCACCATCCTGCTGGTTTCCTGTAACAAAAAAGAATACCAATTAAAAAAAGTAGTCGGAAGTAAAACTGCAATTGATAGCAGCCTAACTAGTGCAAAAGAAATCGAGGATTATATCGCTCCTTTTAAAAAGTCTTTAGATGTACAGATGAATGAGCAGTTGAGTTACAATCCTGTTTCCATGAACAAAAGTGATTACAAGCTCAATACACCTATAGGAAATATGATGGCAGCCATTGTAAAGACACAAGGAGAGCCCGTTTACAAATCTAGAACTGGAAAAACCATAGATATCGTATTGCTTAATAACGGAGGGATCAGAGCGGGTATGCCGGCTGGTCCAGTAACCATGCGTAGCGCTTATGAAATCATGCCTTTTGACAATGAGATCGTTATTGCCCAGCTCACTGGTGACCAGGTCAACGAACTCATTAATTATCTTATCGAACGTAAAAGTGCACACCCTATTGATGGGTTACAAATCTTACTCCATGAAGATGGTACTGCAGCCAGCGTTCTAATTAACAACCAGCCGCTAGACAGGGATAACGTTTATAACGTTGCAACAAATGATTACCTCTATAACGGTGGTGATAACATGAGTTTCTTTAAAGACACACCACTTACTACCATAGAGTATAAAATCAGAAATGCGATGATCGATTACTTTAAAAAGGTGGACACCTTAAAGTTTAAAAGAGACAACAGATTTGACTACGTGAACTAA
- the ligA gene encoding NAD-dependent DNA ligase LigA, with protein MSPKEQIQSLRIELREHNYNYYVNDNPTISDFEFDKKLEQLKTLEATHPEFYDATSPSVRVGGEVTKNFHTVKHINRMYSLDNSYSIEDLKDWETRIKKIVDGDIQFTCELKYDGASISLHYENGKFVQAVTRGDGNQGDEVTANVRTIKSVPLQLKGDDVPAKFEIRGEIVLPWEGFHKMNEEREAQGLDLYRNPRNTASGSLKLQDSAEVAKRPLDCLLYSLAGDDLPATTQSDSLEYARKWGFKAPKESKLVSSIEEVFEFINHWDVARRELPYETDGVVVKVNSLRQQEELGFTAKSPKWAMAYKFAAEQVSTRLEEITYQVGRTGSITPVANLEAVEISGTTVRRASLHNADQIERLDIRVGDEVYVEKGGEIIPKIVAVDLSKRPENSVPTIYATHCPECHTALVRNEGDAKHYCPNEMACPPQVKGRIQHFISRKAMDIDGIGSETVDQLVEAGLIHNYADLYDLTVEQVLPLERMAQKSAENMVQGIEASKQVPFERVLFGLGIRYVGETVAKKLAKHYKNIEALLKIPAEPEKDNLDLFADITSAADKKTEELTAVPEIGERIAQSVVAFITDPYQLDIVERLQASGLQLALSEEQLEGQTDKLVGKSFVISGVFEMSRNALKKLIEDNGGKVSSSLSSKTDYLVRGENMGPSKLEKAEKLGINMLSELEFLEMVEGSNS; from the coding sequence ATGAGTCCAAAAGAACAAATACAATCCTTACGTATCGAATTGCGTGAGCACAATTATAACTACTACGTTAATGATAATCCTACCATATCAGACTTTGAGTTTGATAAGAAACTGGAGCAATTAAAAACGCTGGAAGCCACTCATCCTGAGTTTTATGACGCGACTAGTCCATCGGTACGAGTAGGTGGTGAAGTGACCAAAAACTTCCATACGGTAAAGCATATCAATCGCATGTACTCCCTGGATAATTCTTATTCTATAGAGGATTTAAAAGATTGGGAAACCCGCATCAAAAAAATAGTTGATGGCGATATTCAGTTCACTTGTGAGTTGAAATACGACGGCGCGAGTATTTCCTTACATTATGAAAACGGAAAATTTGTACAAGCGGTTACCCGTGGCGATGGAAATCAAGGTGATGAGGTAACGGCTAATGTGCGTACGATCAAGTCGGTTCCATTGCAATTAAAAGGAGATGATGTACCGGCCAAATTTGAAATACGTGGTGAGATTGTGTTGCCTTGGGAAGGTTTTCATAAAATGAATGAAGAACGGGAGGCTCAAGGACTGGATTTATATCGCAACCCGCGTAATACGGCTAGTGGTAGTTTGAAATTACAGGACAGTGCTGAAGTGGCCAAACGACCTTTAGACTGTCTTTTGTACTCGCTTGCTGGAGATGATTTACCTGCAACAACACAGTCAGACTCTTTAGAATATGCTAGAAAATGGGGTTTTAAAGCACCCAAGGAATCCAAGTTAGTGAGCTCTATTGAAGAGGTTTTTGAGTTTATCAATCACTGGGATGTGGCAAGAAGGGAGTTGCCTTATGAAACGGATGGGGTTGTTGTAAAAGTGAATTCGTTGCGTCAGCAAGAAGAGTTGGGTTTTACGGCTAAATCGCCCAAGTGGGCGATGGCATACAAGTTTGCTGCAGAGCAAGTTTCTACACGGCTAGAAGAAATTACCTATCAAGTAGGTCGCACCGGTTCTATAACACCGGTAGCAAATTTAGAAGCGGTGGAAATCTCTGGAACAACCGTAAGGCGAGCAAGTTTGCATAATGCTGACCAAATTGAAAGGTTGGATATCAGAGTAGGCGATGAGGTATATGTAGAAAAAGGCGGTGAGATCATTCCTAAAATCGTAGCGGTGGATTTATCAAAACGACCAGAAAACTCGGTTCCTACCATTTACGCCACACATTGTCCAGAATGTCATACAGCATTAGTGCGCAATGAAGGTGATGCAAAACATTACTGTCCGAACGAAATGGCATGTCCGCCACAAGTAAAAGGTCGCATACAGCATTTTATATCTCGTAAAGCTATGGATATAGACGGCATCGGTTCTGAAACGGTAGACCAGTTAGTAGAAGCTGGATTGATTCACAATTATGCCGATTTATACGATTTAACTGTAGAACAAGTATTGCCATTGGAGCGTATGGCGCAAAAAAGTGCCGAAAATATGGTCCAAGGAATTGAAGCTAGTAAACAAGTTCCTTTTGAGCGGGTGTTATTTGGTCTTGGAATTAGATATGTAGGAGAAACGGTAGCTAAAAAACTTGCCAAACATTATAAAAATATAGAGGCACTGCTTAAAATACCTGCAGAGCCGGAGAAGGACAACTTAGATCTTTTTGCAGATATTACCAGCGCAGCTGATAAAAAAACAGAAGAACTTACCGCTGTGCCAGAGATAGGGGAGCGTATTGCTCAGTCTGTGGTGGCCTTTATTACTGATCCATACCAACTAGATATTGTAGAAAGACTTCAAGCATCAGGATTGCAATTGGCACTTTCTGAAGAACAACTAGAAGGTCAGACAGATAAGTTAGTGGGGAAGAGTTTTGTGATTTCAGGCGTTTTTGAAATGTCTAGAAACGCTTTGAAAAAGCTTATTGAGGACAACGGTGGAAAAGTAAGTAGTTCGCTTTCCAGTAAGACAGATTACTTAGTTCGCGGTGAAAATATGGGGCCGTCTAAATTAGAAAAAGCGGAGAAACTAGGGATAAATATGCTTAGTGAGTTGGAGTTTTTAGAAATGGTTGAGGGGTCAAATAGTTAA
- a CDS encoding outer membrane protein assembly factor BamD: protein MKNLVIVLILVITLASCGSYQKAIKSEDNAVKVAMIDTLFAKGKFGKSLALFEQIIPAYRGTDSAAPMAIKYAKALYEDESYINSAYQYERFIQSHPQDPNAEQALFMAAKSHYKMSPIYSKDQTDTNIALTKLQEYINVYSSGEYLPEANSLVDELRDKLDKKAYETAKQYHHFGNFRGGYISAISAFENFILDHPGSDYQDDAQFYLLESQYEYGINSFPELVPERLAKAKKYYDTFANRYPNSEYKEDADIILAKIEDYNSKNTSK from the coding sequence ATGAAAAACCTTGTTATTGTATTGATTCTCGTCATAACTCTTGCCAGTTGTGGTTCTTATCAAAAAGCCATTAAATCTGAAGATAACGCAGTGAAAGTGGCCATGATAGACACGCTCTTTGCAAAAGGGAAATTCGGTAAATCTTTAGCCCTTTTTGAACAAATCATCCCTGCTTATAGAGGTACAGATAGTGCTGCGCCTATGGCTATTAAATATGCAAAAGCCTTGTATGAAGATGAAAGTTATATCAATAGCGCTTATCAATACGAACGTTTTATACAGTCGCACCCTCAAGATCCTAATGCAGAGCAGGCCTTATTTATGGCTGCAAAAAGTCATTATAAAATGTCTCCTATATATTCTAAGGATCAAACGGATACCAATATTGCTTTAACAAAACTGCAAGAATATATCAACGTGTATTCTTCAGGTGAATACTTGCCTGAAGCCAACTCACTGGTAGATGAGTTAAGAGATAAACTAGATAAGAAAGCGTACGAAACGGCAAAACAATACCATCATTTTGGTAACTTTAGAGGTGGGTATATTTCGGCGATTAGTGCTTTTGAGAATTTTATATTAGATCATCCAGGGTCCGATTATCAAGATGATGCTCAGTTTTACCTGTTGGAATCTCAATATGAATATGGTATTAATAGTTTTCCTGAGTTAGTTCCAGAAAGACTAGCAAAAGCTAAGAAATATTATGATACCTTTGCAAATCGATATCCTAATAGTGAGTATAAAGAAGATGCCGACATTATACTAGCTAAAATAGAGGATTATAATTCTAAGAATACAAGTAAATAA